Proteins encoded in a region of the Suncus etruscus isolate mSunEtr1 chromosome 1, mSunEtr1.pri.cur, whole genome shotgun sequence genome:
- the LOC126024575 gene encoding eukaryotic translation initiation factor 1A, X-chromosomal-like: MPKNKGKGGENRRRGKNENESEKRELVFKEDGQEYAQVIKMLGNGRLEAMCLDGVKRLCHIRGKLRKKVWINTSDIILAGLRDYQNNKADVILKYNADEARSLKAYGELPEHAKINETDTFGPGDDDEIQFDDIGDDDDEDIDDI, translated from the coding sequence ATGCCCAAGAATAAAGGTAAAGGTGGTGAAAACAGACGCAGAGGTAAGAATGAGAATGAGTCTGAAAAAAGAGAATTAGTATTCAAAGAGGATGGACAAGAGTATGCTCAAGTTATCAAAATGTTGGGAAATGGAAGATTGGAGGCAATGTGTTTGGATGGTGTAAAGAGGTTATGCCATATCAGAGGGAAACTGAGAAAAAAGGTTTGGATAAATACATCAGACATCATACTGGCTGGCTTACGAGACTACCAGAATAATAAAGCcgatgtaattttaaaatacaatgcaGATGAGGCCAGAAGCCTGAAAGCATACGGCGAACTTCCAGAACATGCTAAAATCAACGAAACTGATACATTTGGTCCTGGAGATGATGATGAAATTCAGTTTGATGACATtggagatgatgatgatgaagatattGATGATATCTAA